TGGTCACCGTCATGGTGAGGACCTCGTCGCGGGTGCCCGGCCCGGGCAGGATCCGGGCGAGGGCGAACTCGGTGGTGCCGGCCAGCCACGTGGCGGCGAAGGCCGCGGCAGCCCGCTGCCGGCCGAGCAGGGCGCAGCCTAGCGCGGTCACCCCCGCTCCGGTCACGGCCAGATGCAGGGGCAGGCGCCCGCGGGGTGCCTCCGCCCGGCGCCACCAGTGACGGCCGTGCAGCCGGGTCATCAGCACGTCGTCGGCGTTGCCGGCCTGAAGCCGGACGGAGATCCAGCGTCCGGCGGGCCGTACGGGGTGGGTGGTGATGCGCCGGCCGCCGGTGAGCGTCCAGCCGGCGTCGAGCACGCGCAGGGCGAGGTCGGCGTCCTCGCGGAAGGCTCGCGGGAAGCGTTCGTCGAACCCGCCCACGGCCACCAGCGCGGCCCTGCGGTAGGCCATGTCGGCAGTGATCCAGCGGGCGCCGGCGAGTCCGGCCGTGTTGCGTTCCCAGTCCGTGGGGCGCCGGTCGGCGGGCAGGGGCACCTCGATGCGGGCGGTGATCCCGGCGGTGCGCTCGGTGGCCGCGGACAGGTCCAGGGTCAGGTCGTCGCCCCAGGTGGGCCCGGGGACGACGTCGTCGTCGAGGAAGACGATCCA
This is a stretch of genomic DNA from Streptomyces hawaiiensis. It encodes these proteins:
- a CDS encoding glycosyltransferase family 2 protein, producing the protein MTAPDALARDAEYAVVIPTLGRPSLGACLHALAEATGPGPVRVVLVDDRPGAPRTALTADVPPSLRARTVVVPGGARGPAAARNLGWRAAGDVPWIVFLDDDVVPGPTWGDDLTLDLSAATERTAGITARIEVPLPADRRPTDWERNTAGLAGARWITADMAYRRAALVAVGGFDERFPRAFREDADLALRVLDAGWTLTGGRRITTHPVRPAGRWISVRLQAGNADDVLMTRLHGRHWWRRAEAPRGRLPLHLAVTGAGVTALGCALLGRQRAAAAFAATWLAGTTEFALARILPGPGTRDEVLTMTVTSALVPPAATWHWLRGRLVHRKARPHTAFGSGEPATAPRPAVRERLRS